The following are encoded in a window of Phragmites australis chromosome 22, lpPhrAust1.1, whole genome shotgun sequence genomic DNA:
- the LOC133905143 gene encoding dof zinc finger protein 3-like isoform X2 encodes MDMMISSASNTAASADAHHHNHQHQQDPMGTAAASLQTEEGRNAKQAAAGGGGGERKPWPVQDHALKCPRCESTNTKFCYYNNNSILQPRYFCKACRRYWTQGGSLRNVPVGGGCRKSKRSSGSSLSSASSLLASSSSSIKMNSQQLVPGQPMVPVSMDFPNVLPTFMSTGFELPRDYMPFAPLSLSNPPPALATGFGTTVSFLDTLRGGFLDGNHQRSGFYGPTTNRMVMPLPLSPSFGLGVMQHQHGGATAATQGQWPTQHGPYNGGDVGSAGLLQVGDDGAHQQQLGLGNNNAVMMNSNNRGGTGRECYWKNSKGAGCAGQYQ; translated from the coding sequence GATCCGATGGGCACTGCTGCAGCATCACTGCAGACAGAGGAAGGGAGGAATGCCAAgcaggcggcggccggcggcggtggcggggagCGTAAGCCTTGGCCGGTGCAGGATCATGCGCTCAAGTGCCCGCGGTGCGAGTCCACCAACACCAAGTTCTGCTactacaacaacaacagcatATTGCAGCCACGCTACTTCTGCAAGGCCTGCCGCCGCTACTGGACCCAAGGCGGCTCCCTCCGCAACGTTCCTGTTGGCGGAGGATGCCGCAAGAGCAAGCGCTCCTCCGGCTCGTCGTTGTCCTCGGCATCATCCTTGCTGGCGTCCAGCTCTAGCTCCATTAAGATGAACAGCCAGCAGCTAGTGCCAGGACAACCCATGGTTCCTGTCTCGATGGACTTCCCCAACGTGCTCCCGACGTTTATGTCGACCGGCTTTGAGCTCCCCAGGGACTACATGCCCTTCGCGCCGCTGTCCTTGTCCAACCCACCTCCGGCGCTGGCTACAGGTTTTGGGACAACGGTGTCATTTCTGGACACACTGAGAGGAGGGTTTCTTGATGGCAACCATCAGAGGAGCGGCTTCTACGGCCCTACGACCAACAGGATGGTGATGCCGCTGCCACTGTCACCGTCATTTGGACTTGGTGTGATGCAGCATCAGCATGGGGGCGCAACTGCTGCTACACAGGGACAGTGGCCGACACAGCATGGGCCTTACAATGGTGGTGATGTTGGATCAGCTGGGCTACTGCAGGTTGGTGATGATGGTGCACATCAGCAGCAGCTGGGATTGGGAAATAACAATGCTGTGATGATGAATAGCAACAACCGCGGCGGCACAGGCAGGGAGTGCTACTGgaagaacagcaagggtgcAGGGTGTGCCGGGCAGTACCAGTAG
- the LOC133904240 gene encoding uncharacterized protein LOC133904240, which produces MTVLGAGDHKHKVVGGEQLAAGRPDVNHENINGQYSFDHMETSSSDSYKKYYGASKSNWQSSSPPSTEQRGLGLGDEQRNGSSRLPFRSAAVPSQRRPSRRFTVPFVKKKMDWGSLWDKSKEWIRNPMNMALSIWIVAVGVSGAILFMVMTGMLNRVLPGKAQWDTWFEVNNQILNALFTLMCLYQHPRRFYHLALLCRWRAGDMLQLRQTYCKDGTCKPNERKHMMVVILLLHLNCFAQYALCGLNLGYPRRKRPAVGVGLTISVAICAPAVAGLYSNLSPLGKEYEAQPEADDEESLQSNSNPQLQRETLEKRYSLASRSREGEGEGEAQWIGGLFDLRDDISLAYLSVFCSCCVFGWNMSRLGFGNMYVHVVTFVLFCLAPFFIFNLAAINIDNEAVRDALGLGGIFLCVLGLLYGGFWRIQMRRRFSLPANDACCGKPDLTDCLQWLCCYSCSLAQEVRTADAYEVVERCSDAQSGPLRSAGVFALPPPGAAAAAARSVNDGVTVPPSVSVIHKQ; this is translated from the coding sequence ATGACTGTTCTAGGTGCTGGTGATCACAAACATAAAGTTGTTGGTGGTGAACAACTTGCGGCTGGACGACCCGATGTGAATCATGAGAACATAAATGGACAGTATTCCTTTGACCACATGGAAACTTCAAGCTCTGATTCATATAAGAAGTACTACGGTGCATCAAAGTCCAATTGGCAGTCAAGCTCACCTCCTTCCACTGAACAAAGGGGGCTTGGCCTTGGAGATGAGCAGAGAAATGGTTCCTCGCGCCTGCCTTTTCGCTCAGCAGCAGTGCCATCTCAAAGAAGACCGTCGAGACGTTTCACCGTTccctttgtgaagaagaagatggatTGGGGCTCTCTGTGGGACAAGTCTAAGGAGTGGATCAGGAACCCCATGAACATGGCTCTTTCCATCTGGATTGTCGCTGTCGGAGTTTCAGGGGCTATCCTCTTCATGGTCATGACCGGGATGCTCAACCGTGTGTTGCCAGGGAAAGCGCAGTGGGACACATGGTTTGAAGTGAACAATCAGATCCTGAACGCTCTGTTTACTCTCATGTGCCTGTACCAACACCCAAGGAGATTCTACCATCTTGCGCTCTTATGCCGGTGGAGAGCCGGCGACATGCTTCAGCTCCGTCAGACATACTGCAAAGATGGGACTTGCAAGCCCAACGAGAGGAAGCATATGATGGTTGTGATCCTGCTGCTCCACCTCAACTGCTTTGCGCAGTACGCGCTGTGTGGCCTCAACCTTGGCTACCCAAGACGGAAGCGTCCTGCGGTCGGGGTCGGCCTGACCATATCGGTTGCGATCTGCGCACCGGCCGTTGCCGGTCTGTACAGTAACCTCAGTCCTCTTGGCAAAGAATATGAGGCCCAACCTGAGGCAGATGATGAAGAGTCACTACAGAGCAACTCCAATCCGCAGCTCCAACGGGAAACCCTTGAAAAGAGGTATTCCTtggcatcaagatcaagagaaggggaaggggaaggagaagCGCAATGGATCGGCGGGTTGTTTGATCTGCGGGATGACATCTCGCTAGCATACCTCTCGGTGTTCTGCAGCTGCTGCGTGTTCGGGTGGAACATGAGCAGGCTCGGCTTCGGCAACATGTACGTCCACGTAGTGACGTTCGTCCTCTTCTGCTTGGCGCCCTTCTTCATCTTCAACCTCGCGGCGATCAACATCGACAACGAGGCCGTCAGGGACGCGTTGGGGCTGGGAGGCATATTCCTCTGCGTCCTTGGCCTGCTCTACGGTGGTTTCTGGAGGATCCAGATGCGCAGGAGGTTCAGCCTCCCTGCAAACGACGCCTGCTGCGGCAAGCCTGACCTCACGGACTGTCTCCAGTGGCTCTGCTGCTACTCGTGCTCTCTTGCGCAGGAAGTTCGCACAGCCGACGCCTATGAGGTTGTGGAGAGATGCTCAGATGCCCAGTCAGGTCCCCTCAGGTCTGCAGGTGTTTTCGCTTTGCCGCCTcctggagctgctgctgctgctgcaagatCAGTAAACGATGGGGTCACCGTGCCCCCTTCAGTGTCAGTTATACATAAGCAGTAG